TGAGAATTTAATTCTAAAGTTTTGTTATCAATTTTAGATTGCTGGCATTCAGATCTAGTAAAAGTTTATACCTTCTAATGATGTACATGGTAGTTCTGTCTCATTACTTCAAAATATCTGATATTGATGGAATGAGGCTATGAATTTGATCTTGTTTGGTATACAAGAAACTTAAGGGGAGGAGCCTATTAACAATTCATTTTTTACAGGGTGCACTTGTTGCTAACTATCCATGGGACGCCTCTCTGGATAAAAGGTGATTCTTCTTCGTTATCAGCTTTAAAATTGCAAAGCTGCACCTACAAAATTATTTAAGTTCCTTGTAGCTCCTGCctgttatttaaatattttttctaggCATGCTAAACTATCAGGTGTTATATCTCGGTATTTTAGGCTTCAGCTTAATTCATGTTTAAGTTATATTTGTCTAATTCCTTTTTAAGCAAGCAATTTAATTTCCTTGATTTGGTTATTAGATGTTCATAATGGATGTTTCATCAGTTAAATGATCATAGATTGCATATTTCCATGACATGGTTTACGAGCCTTGTTTCACTTCAATTCTTTTTATTTGCCAATGTCTGCATATATGCTATTTAAATTGTAATACGATCTCTAATAACTTCCTGGTTGACTTCACCATGATCATTTCTGCAATAATGAATGGTTGTAGCCTTGTGGATCCCCATACATTTTGTTTAATTCATAATGAGTTTCATTTGTCATAATGTTACTGTTAGTAATGCGACTCTTCTACATCTCTGCACCTTAGGAACAACATGAAATCAGTTCCTTTTGTTATATTAATGCAAACTGAATCTTTCAAATGCAATGCTGGACATAGTTTctcatatttatatgtattaaatcAGGAAGAACTATTATGCATGTCCTGATGATGGAACATTCCGGTTCTTGGCAAGCATATATAGCAAATCTCACTATAACATGTCTTTGAGCAAAGAATTTGAAGGAGGCATTACCAATGGAGCAGCCTGGTAAGCAATTTGTTTGCTGATTATGATCAGAGAAATTGATTACCTTACAAACCATGCAACTTTTGTTCATCTATGTTTTGCTTTCTATAGTCTGTAATATTAATCCACTTTTCATAACTTTTCCTGTTATGTAAGCCAGTGATTCAACTTAATGCAGGTACCCTGTATATGGTGGCATGCAAGATTGGAACTACATATATGGTGGTTGTTTTGAGTTGACCTTGGAGATTAGTGATAACAAATGGCCTAATGCCAAGGAGGTTAGAATTCTGTCTCAGTCATCTTTTAATTGATAACAAATGACCTTGGATTAGGGCTTGCATCAAGCTTCACTGTATAATTATATTCTATACCAGTTCtggttttttcttcttcttttggagGAAAACATTGTTGATGTGATTGTTGAAGTAACTCATAAATCTTACTTTCTAACATGTACTTTATAGAACTGATTTTTAAGGAATGATGTTTAGTTTAAATCTAacaccccccccccccaaaaaaaaaaaaaaaagagaaaacccAATTGAACAGGAGTGCAATACTTTAGCATTCATTATGGTTAGCTTGATTTGTATTCTTTAGTGCACTGAACTTCTGAAAAGGTGGAGGCCTTTTctagttttcttattttttttattataaaagttTAGTGATAGAAAGATAGGGAGTCATACTTTTCACCTAGCGTTCTTTGCTTCTTAACTCGGTCAAATCACAGGAGAGTGCCCCTTCTTTATGCTTATCTTGTAATGAATTCTTTTTTTCCCCTCAAGATCCTGCTAAATcctaaaatttagttattttaaactTGCTCTAGCTCAGAAATTTTATGCAGATGTGTTGCTTTAGATAAAAAGGACCTCATCACTTTCTTCAACATTTTTGTTATTTCTTATATCTTGTATGCCAATGTCTCCTTTGTCCTTTTCTGAATTCCCTTTGCCTTAGTCTTTTCATACAATATCTATGTctattttttggtttttcttaaaattcaaatttcagGTAATAGTGGTGTTTTTCAAAGCTGTTTGGAGTGATTTTTCTTAATTTGAACCCTAGGCATTGAGATGTAGAATCTTTAATGTTTCGTCCCATGGTTTTCTTAAAACCAAGCAGTTAAATACTTTTGAAGGTGTTTTGATGCTATTTTGTGGAGCATGTATTTTGGATGCGGTAAAGAATGTTTTAAAACTGCTTCATTTTTCATAAGTTTGTTTTAATTGTAGGAAATTTATTATGGTGGCCTTCTACTTTATTCTCTTCAATTGGCACCTTATTGGTTCTTTTATTTATCACGATGTTGTCAAATATCAAATCCCTCTTATGCTGATACTGAAGAATATCAGAAATTATATCGCAAATTATCTCTGCCTctatggaattaaattaggtgttTTGGTCTTTGTAGTGTCTTGTCAATGTCCCTCTTTTCAGCTCTCTCGGAATTGGCAAAAAACTAATTAGCAAGAATAAATGCTAATACAATAACTATGAAATAGAAGTGGAACACTTATAGTAGTTATTGTTgccctgttcttttttttttttttttgcttgaaaTCGTTGCCTTATTCTGCAGATGCTTTAAGTAACTTTTCTTGCATATACATGATCatttttccatttctattttctCTCTCTCAATATATGAACCTTGTTGGTTTTGTATCTTCTCAAGTAGATAGTTCTTGGCTCTTGGCAGCATTCGGTTAACTTATTTTGATATCAGCCTGTTTGGAAAGTTAATTTAGATAgtgttcattcttgtttttactatttcttgttgccttttttcatcttcttttctaATTGTAATGTGCAGCTTCCTACCATTTGGGAGTACAACAAAATGAGCATGCTAAATCTTGTTGCGAGCCTTGTTAAGGTACTCTGCAGTTTGGCTTTAAAAATGTCTGGTATTGAAAATTGAAATAGATTTCATTTTCTTTCTGCATCTTTTTtgtataaaagaatatttttctaaaatctaTCTTATCGGAGGTATTATGGATAACAATCTTAAATATTCAACAAAGTGGAATATTTATACAGCTTTTTCTGTCTACGAATCATTGATCTATGCCACTTGTATATTTTTAGACAGGAGTTCATGGAAGGGTCTTTTCTTCAGACAGTGGAAGGCCATTGCCTGGGTTGATCACAATCAAGGGAATAAATTACACGgtttgttcatatatatatatgctgtcATAATACACAGACATCTTATTAACCATATTATTGTCACAGAAATCATAGTGTAAGGATTCTGATTTGGAATGTATCAGTTTATTCACTGGCACTAAAGGAGAGCAATTAACTGTCTTGTTGAAGTCACTTCGAATTTCGTATATACTATGATCACTGAGAATTCATCATTTCTCCCtagaatggaaaattttaatCTGCTTAGATTCGGCCTGTTATATGAGAACATAGAGCATTTTTTGAATTTGTGAAGTTCACTTTTTCCCGGTTTAGGATGTAATTTCTGAAGAATTTTGAGCATAAAGAACATGGATTTACCTTGAAGATATTAATCATAGTTCTGTTTTCCTTTATTTGCGGACCTGTTCTGCTTAGTAGACCACCTAATACTTTGCAGCAATCAtgttaaaaaaagtgaaaatgtgGTTTGATATTTTCTTACTTCCATATCCATGCTTCACACCTTAAGCTTCTATCACCCTTCTGGTTAGGGAGCTCCTTTTTACCAAACAGCAATTGCTTTTTCTTTGCTCTTTCTATATGAAACATCAATTGCTTTTGATATGCCTGGATTTTATTCTTTTCTGAGATACTTGTAATAGCAGTATCCATGCTGCTTGTgcttatatttgtttttattttctcctTTGATCATCGTAAACAAAATACTCATTCTCGCTGCTTTTATAAAATCTTGACATGATTAAATAATCTGGTGGTCTTGAGTTGTAGCGTTCTTTTAATAACTTGTATCTTGGTGTCCCTGATCATGACAGGTTAAAACTAGCGGGACATTAGCAGATTATCATCGGTTACTCGTTCCAGGAGAGAGATATGAAGGTATGAAATTTTTTTAGTCTCAGCATGCTGGGTTCTTTTCAGTGATTGTTAGTAATGCAAGAAATATCTAATGATCGCATACGAatgattagaaaagaaaaattagtagTTGGTTAAATCATGAGAATAGCAAGGTGCAGCTGAAGAGGTGTTAAATAAGGCTTGCATTTGGTATTTGGAGCTGGTTGAATactatgttacttggacttgAATGTGTTGGACATGGGTATGTTACTCGAGTATGTTAAATTTTTCCCACGATTCTCTTGTACTTGGAGGGTCTTGAAAGGATCATATCCCTTTACTCATGTCCTGGTAAGTGTTGGACATGAGTGCCAATCATAGGTACTTAAAAGAAAAACGAAGAGTCAAAGCAATATAGGTTAAATATATATTGCGAATGTTTTATGCATCTTTTACTGATTATTGAGCAATAAGTTCTTGCCGTTTTTCTGGGATATTGGTTTGATGGCAGGCCTTTttgtaaatatcccattcaaTTAAGCAAATAATTACCTATATGTTTTAAACTGATGAATATGCTTGCAGTTATGGCTACTGTGCCTGGGTACAAATCAAAGGCCACACATATTTGGTTGGAAAAAGAAGAAGCCACAAATGTAGACTTTATTCTTGATCCAGAAGTCTCTTCCGATGGAACTTTACTTCGTAGTATTTGTGATTGTGGCAGAAAAAGCCGGCTCCTTTCAATAGGGTATTTCTGGGGAACTCACTTTGAAGTTTATTTAGTCTTGATTGTTGTCCTAGCATTTCTATGCTTTTTGCTGACACGGCGAATAAAATCCAACCTTTTAAAACAGCGATCGCCACCTAAAAGGTCAGTATTGACAGTATGACCTCACTTAAAACTTGTACTCTTGCATTATGATCGATAAATTAAATAGAATATCTTTTTGCTTGATTGTGCAACTAGTATAATACTTGTTTGAGTTTACTATCAACCATTCCTTAGATTACTTATATTGCAATTTTCTACCTACACATAATTTGTATGGATAATGATAATCAATGTGAACCTTCCCTTTTTTTCCGACACAAGGAAATGTATTGTTGAAGATTATTTGTAGTTCCATTTTTGTTCTGTATGGTTTTTAGCAGTTACTTTTGTGTTGTGTTGTTAAGCAATGTGATAATGTGTCTAGCCAAGCTAAATTACTCAAACTAGCGTGTGAGTGTCAACCATGGATATGTTCGGCATGAGTATATTCATTTCTTCCCCCAAAATGTTCATATATTTGGAGCGTCTTTGGAGAATCATGAGGTGTCGGACTAACATACTTGCCAAGTATGCCCTATTCATTATTATATCTGTCCATTTACTTTCAATTACTAAAGTCCACTTCCTTCTATttggatatgaaaattttaaaaatatacaaaatcacAGTAGGAAGCATTATCCTCGGAGTAAGAATGTGGCTTAAGTAGTCAATTCAATATCTACCCTTAGTTCGGGTCAGTAAACTGTTGGGCCAAAATTGAACCCAATAAAACATCGCAGAAGCACAATAAAACATCGCAGAAGCACAATTGGTGTTTTTCACTTCTAATAAATCAATATGATAAATCTAATAACACAATATATTAACAATTAATTCAAGCCATTTATAACATTGCAAACACAGATCATGAATTGAGACATACAAATTTTTATATGGAAAATCCAGGGCAAAAATCATGGGACTTGAAAGTCCACCATAAGCTCAAAAGAATATTACTCAACAGAGGGCATGAGACAATTGAGATCCTTGGGTCTACTAATCGATTTAAATGGACATCGGATAACCCTAGTTTAAAGAGTTGATTAAAACTACACTTGGTAAACAATACTCTCTCTAACTTGTTGCACCcacatataaaaataaactaaagcGTTATTGTGTTGCCCctaaaatgtatatacacatacACATAGTGGGACCTATGTGGTCTACGTCCAACAAATATCCCCTACCCATTACGTGGGGATGTTTGCTATACAAGCGATTGAGTAATATGCTTCAAACTTTCTTTTTAGTAAGATTTTAGTCAACATATCTGCACCAGTATTATTAGTGTGAATTTTTTCAAGTTCTAATAAATTTGTCTCGAGAATTTATCGCATGCAGTAATACCTTACATCAATATGTTTAGACGAGAACGAAAAGTTGAATTCTTACCAAATAGCACATTGACTATCACAAAACAAGACATACCTCTCTTGAGCAAAGTCGAGTTCTTACACAAATTTCTTTATCCAAAGGAGCTTTTTGCACATCTCTGTAGTTGCAATAAACTTAGACTCAATAGTGGATAAAGCaacacatttttgcaatttagatTGCCAAGCCTTTGCTTCTTCTGCAAAAGTGATcaagtaacctgaagtagattTTCTCAAGTCAATATCTCTGATCATATATAAATCTGTGTTGCCAACTAGAATGAGTTTCTTATTgtcaaaaaaaagtttaaaattgaagGTGCCTTGGAAATATCTTATAATTCACTTCACTGCATTTCAATACTTTCTCCCTGAATTAGAAATAAACCGACTAATTGTAACAACTGCATAggccaagtctggtctcgtgcatacatcaaactacccacggctaAAGAGTAAGGAACTTTTCACATGTTTTCCTTCTCTTTCTATGTGGAAGGACTTTGCTTTACACTCAACTTGAACTGCATAGTAAAGAGAGTACTCACCATTTTAGTTCTATCTATCCATATTAAACCTTtaaagtactttctcaatgtactctcttgtgataaccataacttcttggcctttctatcacgtgttAATCTAATGCTAAAAATTTACTTTGCTGGCCCTAAATCATTCATCTCAAAGGATTTACTCAATTTTTGTTTCAACATGACAATTCTAGAAGCATTATaaccaacaataagcatatcatcaatatagaataataaaataatgaaatcatcaCTGAAGAATCTCTGAACAAAAACACAATAGTCAAAAGTCGTCGTCTTCTTGTAGCTATGCTCCCCTATAACAAACTCAAACATTTTGTACCATTACCTCGGAgcatgcttcaaaccatacaagctcttccTCAATTTGCATACATATTCCTTTTTGCCTTGTACAACAAAACCCTTTAGTTCCTACATGTAAAGCTCTTCCTCCACATCACCATGAAAGAAAGTAGTTTTCATATACATCTGTTCAACCTCTAAGTTATAATAAGTTGCCAAACTCAATATAGTTTTGATAGAGAACATCTTTACAACTagagaaaatattttcttaaagtCAATCCCCCTTTTTTACTATAACCCTTAAtgaccaatctagctttgtatcgtggaattcaattctcttcttgcttcaacctgtaaactCACTGATTTTTCAAAACTCTCTTACCCTTTGGCAATTTCACCAACTCAAAGATATAATTGTCATGCAAGGATTGGAGTTCATCCTTCTTCGCTTCAACCaactgatctttgcattcactctccatagccttTTATTACACTCTAGATCTTCCTCGTTAGTTAAAAAACATACCCATCAGAAATTAGATTTAAAATCAATTATACGTTGCTAGTCATAAATGTTAACTTCTTGCATATCATCCTGAATAGGACTTCATGAAGAAGCTATAGAAATCAGATTCATTTCAAACAAATCATCACTATTTTGTGGATTCATATTCTCTATCTTATCAATGTCTTTAATGGTTTGATCCTCAAAGAGAACCACATCTTTGCTTCTCACAAGTATTTTCAATCGAATCATACAACCTATACCTAAACTCATCATGATCGTAACTAATGAGATACATTGTCGAGTCTAAGCATCTAACTTAGATTGCTCATCTTTTGGAGCATAGACAGATTCTTTGCAACCAAACACACGCAGGTGATATGACATGTCTTTACCAAATCAAACCCTATCTAGTACATCATCCTGCAAAGAAACACTAGGAGATAGATTAATCACATGTACAACTGTATGCAAAGCTTCAACCCAAAATATCTAGGCAACTTTGCATATGAAAGTAAACATTTGACTTTCTCAACCAATGTCCAGTTCATTCTCTCAGCCAATCCATTCAACTTTGGAGTCTTCGACAGTAAACATTAAATGGTCTTCTATACTTTCCACCATTATCAATACGAATacacttcaacttcttcccaaTCTCTCTCAGATGAAGCTTGAAAGTGCTTGGACACATCAAGTACATGGCCCTTTTTTTTCAAAGTATAAAACCCAAAGTTTTCTTGAACAGTCATTAATGAAAGTCATGAAGTAAAGTGCGCCACCATGTGACCTAACCTTCAAGGGACCACAAACATTTGAATGAACCAACTCAAGCAAATTTGACTTTCTTGAAGGTGGGTAATGCTTAAATGAAACTCTTATATGCTTTTCAACTAGACAATGGACACAATTCTTCACCGTAGTTTTCTTCAAACctgaaagttgattcttcttgACCAAACAATTAAGCCATTCTCACTCATGTGACTAAGTTGTCTATGCCACAATTTTGTTGGGTCATCATCTTCTGTCACATTCACCATGCCTCAGGAAGTTGAAGTGTAACAGCCCTATTTCGACCCTAATTGGacataatggtttcgggaccacaattcgagttgaaaaaaaatttaatattacttTGTGAGTTActatgtgtgaatttgattgtgtgaaattttcatgtttaaattttgttgtttgagtaactgattaaataaaaaggacttaatcgcgtaaaaataaaaatttaggggttaaagcTAAAAGTATctatttgttgttgtctttttattTGAAAGGTTAGACCACTAAATAGTTAGTGGATGGCTAAGGACAAAACTAACCTTATTATATattagttatatttatttaaataaggttaaatgagtaattaacaaatattataatataagatagTTAAAAGCATAAAAACATTAGATTATTATCATATTTCTTAGCCGAAACCAAGAAGGAAGAAAGCCATTAAAGCTTAGTCAAGTTTCGGCCATATTCAAGCTTaaattcaaggttcgtttttgtttagttttcgataatttttacgttttttagatcgttgcttcgaatacttcaaaacccatgccttaattttatgaattgttgatgattttgaaaagcaccattgatgaatgcttgagctttgtgataattgatgatgaaatatgaaagatatgtgaaaggttaatatgttttgtctttgaatttttgatgaatttgagtaattagggttaaattgtaaaaataaatttttgagtggctaaaatgtgaaataaataaaatgtgtgggCTTGTAaagaca
The genomic region above belongs to Gossypium hirsutum isolate 1008001.06 chromosome D05, Gossypium_hirsutum_v2.1, whole genome shotgun sequence and contains:
- the LOC107904922 gene encoding carboxypeptidase SOL1 isoform X1 — protein: MNLKFCILFSFFVRNVIARGGYRSTSLSSAADLGFENESYAGSGRHLIEENQSHHPRTDIARGYMTNSELERAVKEFGRRCSHISRIYSIGESVRGFPLWVIEISDKPGREEPEPAFKFIGNVHGDEPVGRELLLLLANWICDNYKRDPLVDLIVDKVHLHILPSMNPDGFSFRRRGNANNVDLNRDFPDQFFPWNNNEDARQPETKAIMSWLREMRFTASASLHGGALVANYPWDASLDKRKNYYACPDDGTFRFLASIYSKSHYNMSLSKEFEGGITNGAAWYPVYGGMQDWNYIYGGCFELTLEISDNKWPNAKELPTIWEYNKMSMLNLVASLVKTGVHGRVFSSDSGRPLPGLITIKGINYTVKTSGTLADYHRLLVPGERYEVMATVPGYKSKATHIWLEKEEATNVDFILDPEVSSDGTLLRSICDCGRKSRLLSIGYFWGTHFEVYLVLIVVLAFLCFLLTRRIKSNLLKQRSPPKRSVLTV
- the LOC107904922 gene encoding carboxypeptidase SOL1 isoform X2, which encodes MNLKFCILFSFFVRNVIARGGYRSTSLSSAAGFENESYAGSGRHLIEENQSHHPRTDIARGYMTNSELERAVKEFGRRCSHISRIYSIGESVRGFPLWVIEISDKPGREEPEPAFKFIGNVHGDEPVGRELLLLLANWICDNYKRDPLVDLIVDKVHLHILPSMNPDGFSFRRRGNANNVDLNRDFPDQFFPWNNNEDARQPETKAIMSWLREMRFTASASLHGGALVANYPWDASLDKRKNYYACPDDGTFRFLASIYSKSHYNMSLSKEFEGGITNGAAWYPVYGGMQDWNYIYGGCFELTLEISDNKWPNAKELPTIWEYNKMSMLNLVASLVKTGVHGRVFSSDSGRPLPGLITIKGINYTVKTSGTLADYHRLLVPGERYEVMATVPGYKSKATHIWLEKEEATNVDFILDPEVSSDGTLLRSICDCGRKSRLLSIGYFWGTHFEVYLVLIVVLAFLCFLLTRRIKSNLLKQRSPPKRSVLTV